Within the Marinobacter qingdaonensis genome, the region TCGCCCGTTCAAGGTGGGCGACTGGGTGCGCTCGCCGGACCGCAACATCGAAGGCACGGTGGAGCACATCGGCTGGCGCCTGACCACCATCCGCACCTTTGACCAGCGCCCGCTGTACGTGCCCAACGCCGCCTTCACCTCCATCGCGGTGGAAAACCCGTCCCGCATGCGCAACCGCCGTATCAGCGAAACCATTGGCATCCGTTACTGCGACGTCAGCCAGATGGCCGAGGTGGTGGCCGACATCCGCTCCATGCTCGAAAACCACGAGGAGATCGACACCGATCAGACCCTGATCGTGAACTTCGTGGCCTTCAACGCCTCCAGCCTGGACATCATGGTGTACACCTTCACCAAGACCACCCAGTGGGTGAAGTTCCACGAGGTGAAGCAGGACGTGCTGCTGAAGATCAGCGAGATCATTGAGGGCTACGGCGCCGAGGTGGCCTTCCCGACCCGGACCCTGCATCTGCCCGAGGGCGTGCGGCTGGCCAGCGATGCCTCGAAAGAGGGCAAGCGCAAGGGGCAATCCGATGCCGATGCCGACGCCGTCGAGGGCGACGAGGACCGGGCGGACGACGACCAGAACCGGAGCTCCGGTTCCAAGACCAGGTCCAGCGCCCAGGCCACCCACAAGGGCGATGTCGAAGAAACCGGAGACGCCGAATGAGTTCCAGACCCGCACAACACCCCGTCGGCATCATCGGCGGTACCGGCCTGACCACTCTGTCTGGCCTGGAAATCACCGGCGAGCGCTCGGTGGACACCGACTGGGGGCAGCCCTCGGCGCCGCTGGTGGAAGGTCGGCTGGGTGACCAGCCGGTGATTTTCCTGGCCCGTCACGGCAACCCCCATCGCATTCCGCCGCACCAGGTGAATTACCGCGCCAACCTGCGTGCGCTTTACGACGCCGGGGTTCGCACCGTGGTTGGGGTCAATGCCGTGGGCGGAATTCATCAGGACATGGGGCCGGCCCACGTGGTGGTTCCGGACCAGATCATCGATTACACCTGGGGCCGGCCCAGCACCTTCTTCGAAGGCGAGCTGGAGCACGTCACCCACATCGACTTCACCTGGCCGTACGACGCCGACGCCCGCCGGATCCTGATCGAGGCGGCGGCGAGCCGGAAGACGACCATATCCGATTTTGGCGTGTATGGCGCCACCCAGGGACCGAGGCTGGAGACCGCCGCGGAAATCCGCCGCATGGAGCGGGATGGCTGTGATCTGGTGGGGATGACGGGCATGCCGGAAGCGGTGCTCGCGGCCGAGCTGGGGATGCGTTACGCCTGTCTGGGGCTGGTGGTGAACTGGGCCGCTGGCAAGTCAGACCACATCATCACGATGGAAGAAATCGAGGCGGCCATCGACCAGGGCATGTCCTCGGTGAAAGGCATGCTCGAGGCGTCGATGGCCGGTCTGGGCCAGCTTACTCCGACGCCTCAATCCGCTTAAAGAACACCAGCACGCCAATGGTGGGGGAGTCCAGGAAGTGGATTTCCTCACTGCGCATGCGCCGGGTTTCACGAATCCAGGTCAGCAGC harbors:
- a CDS encoding mechanosensitive ion channel family protein codes for the protein MIEKATAMINGWIQSFDLLSQGWRVGIVVFALVFGTATVAYIASHIIGALERKFSNTRNLWDDAFLHAARKPVVGFVWLQGVYWAAEVAHKYSEAEIFKANETVLEMGFIWIFVWTLLRLIKEGEKILISPMKMKTPMDYTTVNAVSKLSRAVVIITAVLIAMQSLGYSISGVLAFGGVGGIAVGFAAKDLLANFFGGFIIHLDRPFKVGDWVRSPDRNIEGTVEHIGWRLTTIRTFDQRPLYVPNAAFTSIAVENPSRMRNRRISETIGIRYCDVSQMAEVVADIRSMLENHEEIDTDQTLIVNFVAFNASSLDIMVYTFTKTTQWVKFHEVKQDVLLKISEIIEGYGAEVAFPTRTLHLPEGVRLASDASKEGKRKGQSDADADAVEGDEDRADDDQNRSSGSKTRSSAQATHKGDVEETGDAE
- a CDS encoding S-methyl-5'-thioinosine phosphorylase: MSSRPAQHPVGIIGGTGLTTLSGLEITGERSVDTDWGQPSAPLVEGRLGDQPVIFLARHGNPHRIPPHQVNYRANLRALYDAGVRTVVGVNAVGGIHQDMGPAHVVVPDQIIDYTWGRPSTFFEGELEHVTHIDFTWPYDADARRILIEAAASRKTTISDFGVYGATQGPRLETAAEIRRMERDGCDLVGMTGMPEAVLAAELGMRYACLGLVVNWAAGKSDHIITMEEIEAAIDQGMSSVKGMLEASMAGLGQLTPTPQSA